One genomic region from Capra hircus breed San Clemente chromosome 18, ASM170441v1, whole genome shotgun sequence encodes:
- the SALL1 gene encoding sal-like protein 1 isoform X1, whose amino-acid sequence MSRRKQAKPQHFQSDPEVASLPRRDGDTEKGQPNRTTKSKDAHICGRCCAEFFELSDLLLHKKNCTKNQLVLIVNESPASPPETFSSPSPTPDHPQEQMNDTANKTEQGECSDLAEAQAPDREESMEVEAPAAPKGASGPLSSGGDSSVPPSCSSSSSGAGTSAITTSLPQLGDLTTLGNFSVINSNVIIENLQSTKVAVAQFSQEARCNGASGGKLAVPALMEQLLALQQQQIHQLQLIEQIRHQILLLASQNADLPTSSSPSPGTLRTSANPLSTLSSHLSQQLAAAAGLAQSLASQSASISGVKQLPPIQLPQSSSGNTIAPPHSGSSPSVHILAAAVPTPSSEKVASSAGASHTSNPAASASSSPAFAISSLLSPASNPLLPQPAPANSVFPSPLPNIGTTAEDLNPLSALAQQRKSKPPNVTAFEAKSASDEAFFKHKCRFCAKVFGSDSALQIHLRSHTGERPFKCNICGNRFSTKGNLKVHFQRHKEKYPHIQMNPYPVPEHLDSIPTSSGIPYGMSIPPEKPVTSWLDTKPVLPTLTTSVGLPLPPTLPNLTPFIKTEEPAPIPISHSAASPPGSVTSDSGAPEPAARNPGGLPEEAEGPTAPPPGGKSEESGVVPSSASAPNACVLSSLASDGGGPGSASTFTNPLLPLMSEQFKAKFPFGGLLDSAQASETSKLQQLVENIDKKATDPNECVICHRVLSCQSALKMHYRTHTGERPFKCKICGRAFTTKGNLKTHYSVHRAMPPLRVQHSCPICQKKFTNAVVLQQHIRMHMGGQIPNTPVPDSYPESMESDTGSFDEKNFDDLDTFSDENMEDCPEGSIPDTPKSADASQDSLSSSPLPLEMSSIAALENQMKMINAGLAEQLQASLKSVENGSVEGDVLTNDSSSVGGDMESQSAGSPAISESTSSMQALSPSNSTQEFHKSPSAEEKLQRAGASEFANGLSPAPVNGGALDLTSSHTEKIIKEDSLGILFPFRDRGKFKNTACDICGKTFACQSALDIHYRSHTKERPFICTVCNRGFSTKGNLKQHMLTHQMRDLPSQLFEPSSNLGPNQNSAVIPANSLASLIKTEVNGFVHVTPQDSKDTPTSHIPSGPLSSSATSPVLLPALPRRTPKQHYCNTCGKTFSSSSALQIHERTHTGEKPFACTICGRAFTTKGNLKVHMGTHMWNSTPARRGRRLSVDGPMTFLGGNPVKFPEMFQKDLAARSGSGDPSSFWNQYAAALSNGLAMKANEISVIQNGGIPPIPGSLSSGSSSPISGLTGNLEKLQNSEPSAPLAGLEKMASSENGTNFRFTRFMEDSKEIATS is encoded by the exons ATGTCGCGGAGGAAGCAAGCGAAGCCTCAACATTTCCAATCCGACCCCGAAGTGGCCTCGCTCCCCCGGCGAGATG gagacacagagaagggTCAACCCAACCGCACCACTAAGAGCAAGGATGCCCACATCTGTGGCCGGTGCTGCGCCGAGTTCTTCGAATTGTCAGATCTTCTGCTCCACAAGAAGAATTGTACTAAAAACCAATTAGTTCTAATCGTAAATGAAAGTCCAGCCTCCCCACCTGAAACCTTCTCAAGCCCCAGCCCCACTCCTGATCATCCCCAGGAACAAATGAATGACACGGCTAACAAAACAGAGCAAGGAGAGTGCAGCGACCTGGCCGAAGCCCAGGCACCGGACAGGGAAGAGTCCATGGAGGTGGAGGCCCCGGCAGCTCCCAAAGGCGCCAGTGGGCCTCTGAGCAGTGGTGGTGACAGCAGCGTCCCccctagctgcagcagcagcagctccggCGCAGGTACCTCAGCGATCACAACCTCTCTACCTCAACTCGGGGACCTGACAACACTGGGCAACTTCTCCGTGATCAACAGCAACGTCATCATCGAGAACCTCCAGAGCACCAAGGTGGCAGTGGCCCAGTTCTCCCAAGAAGCGAGATGCAATGGGGCCTCCGGGGGCAAGCTGGCCGTCCCAGCCCTGATGGAGCAGCTCTTAGCTCTGCAGCAGCAACAGATCCACCAGCTGCAACTGATCGAACAGATTCGTCACCAAATATTGCTGTTGGCTTCTCAGAATGCAGACCTGCCAACCTCTTCCAGTCCTTCTCCAGGTACTTTACGAACATCTGCCAACCCCTTGTCCACCCTCAGCTCCCATTTATCTCAGCAGCTGGCGGCGGCAGCTGGGTTAGCACAGAGCCTTGCCAGCCAGTCTGCCAGCATCAGCGGTGTGAAACAGCTCCCCCCCATCCAGCTACCTCAGAGCAGTTCCGGCAACACCATCGCCCCCCCACACAGCGGCTCTTCCCCCAGCGTTCACATATTGGCGGCAGCAGTTCCCACCCCATCCTCGGAAAAAGTGGCTTCGAGCGCGGGCGCCTCCCACACCAGCAACCCCGCGGCCTCTGCCTCATCCTCACCAGCTTTTGCAATAAGCAGTCTGTTGAGTCCTGCATCTAATCCACTTCTACCTCAGCCGGCCCCCGCTAACTCGGTTTTCCCCAGCCCTTTGCCCAACATTGGAACGACAGCAGAGGATTTAAACCCCTTGTCCGCCTTGGCCCAGCAAAGAAAAAGCAAGCCACCAAATGTCACCGCCTTCGAGGCCAAGAGCGCTTCGGATGAGGCGTTCTTCAAACACAAGTGCAGGTTCTGTGCAAAGGTCTTCGGAAGCGACAGTGCCTTGCAGATCCACCTTCGTTCCCACACCGGAGAGAGGCCGTTCAAGTGCAACATCTGCGGGAACAGGTTCTCCACCAAGGGGAACCTCAAAGTCCACTTTCAGCGCCACAAAGAGAAGTACCCTCATATCCAGATGAACCCCTACCCCGTGCCTGAGCATCTGGACAGCATACCCACCAGTAGCGGCATCCCCTACGGCATGTCTATCCCTCCAGAAAAGCCGGTCACCAGCTGGCTAGACACCAAACCCGTCCTGCCCACCCTGACCACTTCTGTCGGCCTGCCGTTGCCCCCCACCCTCCCGAACCTCACCCCCTTCATCAAGACCGAAGAGCCAGCCCCCATCCCCATCAGCCATTCTGCTGCCAGCCCCCCGGGCTCCGTCACAAGCGACTCTGGGGCCCCCGAGCCGGCGGCGAGAAACCCGGGTGGGCTCCCGGAGGAAGCGGAAGGCCCCACTGCGCCCCCTCCCGGCGGCAAAAGCGAAGAGAGTGGTGTGGTCCCCAGCTCGGCCTCAGCCCCGAACGCCTGCGTGCTGAGCTCCCTGGCATCTGACGGCGGCGGTCCcggcagtgcctcgactttcaccaaCCCTCTGTTGCCGCTCATGTCCGAGCAGTTCAAGGCGAAGTTTCCCTTTGGGGGACTCTTGGACTCAGCCCAGGCCTCAGAAACATCCAAGCTTCAGCAACTGGTGGAAAACATTGACAAGAAGGCCACTGACCCCAATGAGTGCGTCATCTGCCACCGGGTCCTCAGCTGTCAGAGCGCCTTGAAGATGCACTACCGCACCCACACCGGGGAGAGGCCCTTCAAGTGTAAGATCTGCGGCCGGGCTTTCACCACGAAAGGGAACCTGAAGACCCACTACAGCGTCCATCGAGCTATGCCCCCGCTCAGAGTCCAGCATTCCTGCCCCATCTGCCAGAAGAAGTTCACCAACGCCGTGGTCCTACAGCAGCACATCCGAATGCACATGGGGGGCCAGATCCCCAACACCCCGGTCCCTGACAGCTACCCCGAGTCCATGGAGTCCGACACAGGCTCCTTTGATGAGAAAAATTTCGATGACCTAGACACCTTCTCCGATGAAAACATGGAAGACTGTCCCGAGGGCAGCATCCCGGACACGCCCAAGTCCGCAGACGCGTCCCAAGACAGCCTGTCTTCCTCGCCTTTGCCTCTAGAGATGTCAAGCATCGCCGCTTTGGAAAATCAGATGAAGATGATCAATGCTGGCCTGGCAGAGCAGCTGCAGGCCAGCCTGAAGTCGGTGGAGAACGGGTCAGTCGAGGGGGATGTCCTGACCAACGATTCATCCTCGGTGGGTGGCGACATGGAGAGCCAAAGTGCAGGCAGCCCAGCCATCTCAGAGTCTACCTCCTCCATGCAGGCTCTGTCCCCATCCAACAGCACCCAGGAATTCCACAAGTCACCCAGCGCCGAGGAGaagctgcagagagcaggggcaaGCGAGTTTGCCAATGGTTTGTCTCCCGCCCCAGTGAATGGTGGGGCTCTGGATTTGACATCTAGTCACACAGAGAAAATCATCAAAGAAGATTCTTTGGGAATCCTCTTCCCTTTCAGAGACCGGGGTAAATTTAAAAACACTGCTTGTGACATTTGTGGCAAAACCTTTGCTTGTCAGAGTGCCTTGGACATTCACTACAGAAGTCATACCAAAGAGAGACCATTTATTTGCACAGTCTGCAATCGTGGCTTTTCCACCAAGGGTAATTTGAAGCAACACATGTTGACACATCAGATGCGGGATCTACCATCACAGCTCTTTGAGCCCAGTTCCAACCTTGGCCCCAATCAGAACTCGGCGGTGATTCCCGCCAACTCGTTGGCATCTCTCATCAAGACAGAGGTCAACGGCTTCGTGCATGTGACTCCTCAGGACAGTAAGGACACGCCCACCAGTCACATCCCTTCTGGGCCTCTGTCTTCCTCTGCCACGTCCCCAGTTCTGCTCCCAGCTCTGCCCAGGAGAACCCCCAAACAGCACTACTGCAACACGTGTGGTAAGACCTTCTCCTCGTCGAGTGCCCTGCAGATTCACGAGAgaactcacactggagagaaaccctttGCTTGCACTATTTGTGGAAGAGCTTTCACAACAAAAGGCAATCTTAAG GTACACATGGGCACTCACATGTGGAATAGCACCCCCGCCCGCCGGGGTCGCCGGCTCTCTGTGGATGGCCCTATGACATTTCTAGGAGGCAATCCCGTCAAGTTCCCAGAAATGTTCCAGAAGGATTTGGCGGCCAGGTCAGGAAGCGGGGATCCTTCCAGTTTCTGGAATCAGTACGCAGCCGCGCTTTCCAACGGGCTGGCGATGAAGGCCAATGAGATCTCCGTCATTCAGAATGGGGGCATCCCTCCAATTCCTGGAAGCCTGAGCAGTGGAAGCAGCTCACCTATTAGTGGGCTGACAGGAAACCTGGAGAAGCTCCAGAACTCAGAGCCCAGCGCGCCCCTGGCCGGCCTGGAGAAGATGGCAAGCAGCGAGAATGGAACCAACTTCCGTTTCACCCGCTTCATggaagacagcaaagagatcGCCACAAGTTAA
- the SALL1 gene encoding sal-like protein 1 isoform X2, whose translation MKGDTEKGQPNRTTKSKDAHICGRCCAEFFELSDLLLHKKNCTKNQLVLIVNESPASPPETFSSPSPTPDHPQEQMNDTANKTEQGECSDLAEAQAPDREESMEVEAPAAPKGASGPLSSGGDSSVPPSCSSSSSGAGTSAITTSLPQLGDLTTLGNFSVINSNVIIENLQSTKVAVAQFSQEARCNGASGGKLAVPALMEQLLALQQQQIHQLQLIEQIRHQILLLASQNADLPTSSSPSPGTLRTSANPLSTLSSHLSQQLAAAAGLAQSLASQSASISGVKQLPPIQLPQSSSGNTIAPPHSGSSPSVHILAAAVPTPSSEKVASSAGASHTSNPAASASSSPAFAISSLLSPASNPLLPQPAPANSVFPSPLPNIGTTAEDLNPLSALAQQRKSKPPNVTAFEAKSASDEAFFKHKCRFCAKVFGSDSALQIHLRSHTGERPFKCNICGNRFSTKGNLKVHFQRHKEKYPHIQMNPYPVPEHLDSIPTSSGIPYGMSIPPEKPVTSWLDTKPVLPTLTTSVGLPLPPTLPNLTPFIKTEEPAPIPISHSAASPPGSVTSDSGAPEPAARNPGGLPEEAEGPTAPPPGGKSEESGVVPSSASAPNACVLSSLASDGGGPGSASTFTNPLLPLMSEQFKAKFPFGGLLDSAQASETSKLQQLVENIDKKATDPNECVICHRVLSCQSALKMHYRTHTGERPFKCKICGRAFTTKGNLKTHYSVHRAMPPLRVQHSCPICQKKFTNAVVLQQHIRMHMGGQIPNTPVPDSYPESMESDTGSFDEKNFDDLDTFSDENMEDCPEGSIPDTPKSADASQDSLSSSPLPLEMSSIAALENQMKMINAGLAEQLQASLKSVENGSVEGDVLTNDSSSVGGDMESQSAGSPAISESTSSMQALSPSNSTQEFHKSPSAEEKLQRAGASEFANGLSPAPVNGGALDLTSSHTEKIIKEDSLGILFPFRDRGKFKNTACDICGKTFACQSALDIHYRSHTKERPFICTVCNRGFSTKGNLKQHMLTHQMRDLPSQLFEPSSNLGPNQNSAVIPANSLASLIKTEVNGFVHVTPQDSKDTPTSHIPSGPLSSSATSPVLLPALPRRTPKQHYCNTCGKTFSSSSALQIHERTHTGEKPFACTICGRAFTTKGNLKVHMGTHMWNSTPARRGRRLSVDGPMTFLGGNPVKFPEMFQKDLAARSGSGDPSSFWNQYAAALSNGLAMKANEISVIQNGGIPPIPGSLSSGSSSPISGLTGNLEKLQNSEPSAPLAGLEKMASSENGTNFRFTRFMEDSKEIATS comes from the exons ATGAAAG gagacacagagaagggTCAACCCAACCGCACCACTAAGAGCAAGGATGCCCACATCTGTGGCCGGTGCTGCGCCGAGTTCTTCGAATTGTCAGATCTTCTGCTCCACAAGAAGAATTGTACTAAAAACCAATTAGTTCTAATCGTAAATGAAAGTCCAGCCTCCCCACCTGAAACCTTCTCAAGCCCCAGCCCCACTCCTGATCATCCCCAGGAACAAATGAATGACACGGCTAACAAAACAGAGCAAGGAGAGTGCAGCGACCTGGCCGAAGCCCAGGCACCGGACAGGGAAGAGTCCATGGAGGTGGAGGCCCCGGCAGCTCCCAAAGGCGCCAGTGGGCCTCTGAGCAGTGGTGGTGACAGCAGCGTCCCccctagctgcagcagcagcagctccggCGCAGGTACCTCAGCGATCACAACCTCTCTACCTCAACTCGGGGACCTGACAACACTGGGCAACTTCTCCGTGATCAACAGCAACGTCATCATCGAGAACCTCCAGAGCACCAAGGTGGCAGTGGCCCAGTTCTCCCAAGAAGCGAGATGCAATGGGGCCTCCGGGGGCAAGCTGGCCGTCCCAGCCCTGATGGAGCAGCTCTTAGCTCTGCAGCAGCAACAGATCCACCAGCTGCAACTGATCGAACAGATTCGTCACCAAATATTGCTGTTGGCTTCTCAGAATGCAGACCTGCCAACCTCTTCCAGTCCTTCTCCAGGTACTTTACGAACATCTGCCAACCCCTTGTCCACCCTCAGCTCCCATTTATCTCAGCAGCTGGCGGCGGCAGCTGGGTTAGCACAGAGCCTTGCCAGCCAGTCTGCCAGCATCAGCGGTGTGAAACAGCTCCCCCCCATCCAGCTACCTCAGAGCAGTTCCGGCAACACCATCGCCCCCCCACACAGCGGCTCTTCCCCCAGCGTTCACATATTGGCGGCAGCAGTTCCCACCCCATCCTCGGAAAAAGTGGCTTCGAGCGCGGGCGCCTCCCACACCAGCAACCCCGCGGCCTCTGCCTCATCCTCACCAGCTTTTGCAATAAGCAGTCTGTTGAGTCCTGCATCTAATCCACTTCTACCTCAGCCGGCCCCCGCTAACTCGGTTTTCCCCAGCCCTTTGCCCAACATTGGAACGACAGCAGAGGATTTAAACCCCTTGTCCGCCTTGGCCCAGCAAAGAAAAAGCAAGCCACCAAATGTCACCGCCTTCGAGGCCAAGAGCGCTTCGGATGAGGCGTTCTTCAAACACAAGTGCAGGTTCTGTGCAAAGGTCTTCGGAAGCGACAGTGCCTTGCAGATCCACCTTCGTTCCCACACCGGAGAGAGGCCGTTCAAGTGCAACATCTGCGGGAACAGGTTCTCCACCAAGGGGAACCTCAAAGTCCACTTTCAGCGCCACAAAGAGAAGTACCCTCATATCCAGATGAACCCCTACCCCGTGCCTGAGCATCTGGACAGCATACCCACCAGTAGCGGCATCCCCTACGGCATGTCTATCCCTCCAGAAAAGCCGGTCACCAGCTGGCTAGACACCAAACCCGTCCTGCCCACCCTGACCACTTCTGTCGGCCTGCCGTTGCCCCCCACCCTCCCGAACCTCACCCCCTTCATCAAGACCGAAGAGCCAGCCCCCATCCCCATCAGCCATTCTGCTGCCAGCCCCCCGGGCTCCGTCACAAGCGACTCTGGGGCCCCCGAGCCGGCGGCGAGAAACCCGGGTGGGCTCCCGGAGGAAGCGGAAGGCCCCACTGCGCCCCCTCCCGGCGGCAAAAGCGAAGAGAGTGGTGTGGTCCCCAGCTCGGCCTCAGCCCCGAACGCCTGCGTGCTGAGCTCCCTGGCATCTGACGGCGGCGGTCCcggcagtgcctcgactttcaccaaCCCTCTGTTGCCGCTCATGTCCGAGCAGTTCAAGGCGAAGTTTCCCTTTGGGGGACTCTTGGACTCAGCCCAGGCCTCAGAAACATCCAAGCTTCAGCAACTGGTGGAAAACATTGACAAGAAGGCCACTGACCCCAATGAGTGCGTCATCTGCCACCGGGTCCTCAGCTGTCAGAGCGCCTTGAAGATGCACTACCGCACCCACACCGGGGAGAGGCCCTTCAAGTGTAAGATCTGCGGCCGGGCTTTCACCACGAAAGGGAACCTGAAGACCCACTACAGCGTCCATCGAGCTATGCCCCCGCTCAGAGTCCAGCATTCCTGCCCCATCTGCCAGAAGAAGTTCACCAACGCCGTGGTCCTACAGCAGCACATCCGAATGCACATGGGGGGCCAGATCCCCAACACCCCGGTCCCTGACAGCTACCCCGAGTCCATGGAGTCCGACACAGGCTCCTTTGATGAGAAAAATTTCGATGACCTAGACACCTTCTCCGATGAAAACATGGAAGACTGTCCCGAGGGCAGCATCCCGGACACGCCCAAGTCCGCAGACGCGTCCCAAGACAGCCTGTCTTCCTCGCCTTTGCCTCTAGAGATGTCAAGCATCGCCGCTTTGGAAAATCAGATGAAGATGATCAATGCTGGCCTGGCAGAGCAGCTGCAGGCCAGCCTGAAGTCGGTGGAGAACGGGTCAGTCGAGGGGGATGTCCTGACCAACGATTCATCCTCGGTGGGTGGCGACATGGAGAGCCAAAGTGCAGGCAGCCCAGCCATCTCAGAGTCTACCTCCTCCATGCAGGCTCTGTCCCCATCCAACAGCACCCAGGAATTCCACAAGTCACCCAGCGCCGAGGAGaagctgcagagagcaggggcaaGCGAGTTTGCCAATGGTTTGTCTCCCGCCCCAGTGAATGGTGGGGCTCTGGATTTGACATCTAGTCACACAGAGAAAATCATCAAAGAAGATTCTTTGGGAATCCTCTTCCCTTTCAGAGACCGGGGTAAATTTAAAAACACTGCTTGTGACATTTGTGGCAAAACCTTTGCTTGTCAGAGTGCCTTGGACATTCACTACAGAAGTCATACCAAAGAGAGACCATTTATTTGCACAGTCTGCAATCGTGGCTTTTCCACCAAGGGTAATTTGAAGCAACACATGTTGACACATCAGATGCGGGATCTACCATCACAGCTCTTTGAGCCCAGTTCCAACCTTGGCCCCAATCAGAACTCGGCGGTGATTCCCGCCAACTCGTTGGCATCTCTCATCAAGACAGAGGTCAACGGCTTCGTGCATGTGACTCCTCAGGACAGTAAGGACACGCCCACCAGTCACATCCCTTCTGGGCCTCTGTCTTCCTCTGCCACGTCCCCAGTTCTGCTCCCAGCTCTGCCCAGGAGAACCCCCAAACAGCACTACTGCAACACGTGTGGTAAGACCTTCTCCTCGTCGAGTGCCCTGCAGATTCACGAGAgaactcacactggagagaaaccctttGCTTGCACTATTTGTGGAAGAGCTTTCACAACAAAAGGCAATCTTAAG GTACACATGGGCACTCACATGTGGAATAGCACCCCCGCCCGCCGGGGTCGCCGGCTCTCTGTGGATGGCCCTATGACATTTCTAGGAGGCAATCCCGTCAAGTTCCCAGAAATGTTCCAGAAGGATTTGGCGGCCAGGTCAGGAAGCGGGGATCCTTCCAGTTTCTGGAATCAGTACGCAGCCGCGCTTTCCAACGGGCTGGCGATGAAGGCCAATGAGATCTCCGTCATTCAGAATGGGGGCATCCCTCCAATTCCTGGAAGCCTGAGCAGTGGAAGCAGCTCACCTATTAGTGGGCTGACAGGAAACCTGGAGAAGCTCCAGAACTCAGAGCCCAGCGCGCCCCTGGCCGGCCTGGAGAAGATGGCAAGCAGCGAGAATGGAACCAACTTCCGTTTCACCCGCTTCATggaagacagcaaagagatcGCCACAAGTTAA